The region AGATGCATAAACTGCTGATGATTGAATGAAAAACAGAGGCAGACCACCACAGCTTCCCCATTTTTGTGGTCAAGATTTCCCAGCCCAACACATGTGCACAGGTGGGTCTCAAGTCACCCTCTAGTAACGTTGCTCACATTGTAATATCATTAGCATTGCAATTATAATTCCCTTCCCCTGTGAGTTTCACTTAGGTATTTGGAATGATTCCTTTTGCAAGTCCAAATAAGGAATTGTAAATGACATGATCATAGGGGAGGTTGATCATAATCACCCTCATGGGGTGACTATGGGGTTAATCTCCTGGGGTTTAGATGAGGGTGACTATCTCAACCCCAGAAGATCAACCCCTTATTAACAGCCTAAGCTACCTCTATTGAACACCTCTCATCCACCTCTTGTTGCTCTTCATCTTCAAGTAGGTAGATTTTGCTTCTGACCTAAATAAACTGCTTCTTGCAAGCCATCTTCCAATAAATTCTGATCTTGGTCTCTTCGAAGAATTCTTTCTTCAAAAAAGATAAGAACTGAGGTCCTCTCACCGCTGCAATCATATCCGTGCCACACAAGAATTAGCACTGGATCTAGAGCAGCCACAACAGGTAAAAGAGGTGATAGTGGGCTGTAACTGAGTGAAGCTGCACACACCCACAGAAGTAGTGCATCAGATCTCTGTAAGCAAGTGAGTTCCACCCACTTCAGCACCTTCCTCCTTTGGCACAAAGGACCCagtagagagagaaggaaaaacacacaaagaaaacacAGTCAACTCAAGTCCAACACACGGAGCTTCTGTTCCAGCAACTGGAGAGCAGACACTACTCCTAAAATGGTGGTGATTGCCACTAAGCAGAGAGGAAGTTCTGCCACACGCCCTGCAcaggttctaatttctccatcaccagtcatacaTCTACCAAGGTGATAACCATCACCACACTCTCGGGAAAGTCATGACTAGAATCCATATCAAACCTAGCCTTCCCACTAAAGGTGTTGGGCGAGCATTCTACATGGGAATGCTCCCACATAAGAACACCCCTTCAAGAGCACAATAAGCATCTATTTCTcctaaattcatagagacagagaaagttgAGTAAAGCAAAAAGCCAGTTACTTTTTGATTTTCAATCAAAAGTGCAAGACAAAAGTCATGAAAATAATGGAACAAGAAGCAATGTAAcaggaaaagaattttattttattgataataaaaaatattaactgaaccAGCAGAGAGAATTGATCTAAACACTGAGCATTTTAACAAGGAACTACAAAGTATAAAGAAGACCCAACTACAATTATAAAAGGCACATGTACccgaatgttcattgcagcactgtttacagtagccagaaTACAGAagcaacctgctgctgctgctaagtcgcttcagtcgtgtccaactctgtgtaaccccatagacgacagTGCACCAgtctccaccatccctgggattctccaggcaagagtactggagtgggttgccaacctagatgtccatcaacagatgaatggataaagaacatgtagTACATatattcagtggaatattactcagccattaaaaaggaacgaatttgagtcaattctagtgAGTCAATATCTAGTGGATAAACCTgcagcctgttatacagagtgaagtaagtcagaaagagaaaaacaaatatcatatattaacacataatatgaaatctagaaaatggcGTTGATGAAtgtatttgcagggaaggaatggaaaagctatagagaacagacttgtggacacagtggaggaaggagagagtggaacaaatggagaaagtagcattgatatatatacaatgatgtgtaaaacagacagctggtaagaagttgctatataacacagggagcccggTCTGGCAACCCGACCTTAGAGGGTCGGGATGAAGGGAGAGCAAGGAGGCTCAAGAGTATGAGCTGAGTCATGTTGCTGTATGCCATAAACCGaaacaacatcataaagcaattttcctccagttaaatatacagccagtgggaatttgctctatgattcaggaaactcaaaccagggctctgtgacaatttcaaggggtgggatggggtgggaggtgggagagaggttcaaaagggaggagacatatgtacacctatggctgattcatgttgacctatggcagaagccaacacgatattgtaaagcaattatccttcaattaaaaattgaaaaatataaaatgaataactaaAAAAAGATAGAATTAccagtgaaaatttaaaaattaaattaaaaaaagaagacccaCGCAAAAATAGATACTTCAACatctgagataaaaaacactataGAAGCAATTAATAGAAAACTAAATGACATAGAAGAACACACAAGTGGTATATAAGTAGATTAATGGAAATCACCTCATTAGAGCAGCAGACAGaggaacaaatttttaaaaatgaaaccaatATATGAGATCTGTGTAAAAACATTAAACATGCCAACATTCAGATCAGAGATccctgaaagagaagagaaagaagggtattgaaaatgtatttgaagaaattatggctgaaaacttcctaaACCTAAAGAAGCAATCAGATATCCAaatacaggaagcacagagaattcCAAATAAGATGAACCCAAACAGCACATCAAGACATATAATAATTAAGATGgcaaaagttaaaagtaaaaagttttctgaaggcagaaagagaaaagcaaagagtcACGTACAAGGAAATCCCCATAAAGCTAATCCCCATAAAGTTGATTTCTCTGCAGAAACTATGAAGACCAGAAAAGAGTGACATGATATAgtcaaagtgctaaaagaaacaaacaaacaaaaaaaacacaaaaatctgaAATTTGGATACTCTACTCAGCAAGATTACCATTtagaagaaagataaataacttctcagacaagcaaaaactaaaagaattcagTAATAATAAAactatcctaaaagaaatgtcAATGGACTAAATCCTCCAATCAAAAGATGTAGGGTGGTTGattggattgaaaaaaaaaaccttcagtaGACCACAGGAGACTCTCTTCAgggcaaaaaaataaacacagaggtTGGAAGgtaggggatggaaaaagatatttcatacaaacaaaaatgacaagaaagtGGGAATAGaaatattcatatcagacaaaacgaaatttaaaacaaagattacaacaaaagacaaaaaaggtATTATAAAATATCTTGATAAAAGGATCCATGCAAGAAAAGGACACGACActcattaacatatacacacccaATACAGGATCAcataaatacatgaagcaaacactaacagacattaAGCGAGAAATTGATGGTAATACCATAGTAGTAGAAGACTAACACCTCACTGACATCAATGGACAGAcccaaacagaaaatcaacaaaacaacAGTAAGTGGTCTTAAATGATGCAATTGGACCTAACTAGTTGCTGTTAGCTGATATCTACAGAACAATGatttcaaaaacagcagaatacacactcTTTTCAAGTATATATGGAAACTTCTCTAAGACAGATCataaattatatgccaataatttGGGCAGCTTAGAAGAAATGCACAAATTTCAAGAAATATTCAGTTTGTCAAGACTGAGTTAAGATACAGACAATATGAGCTGACTGATTATTAGTGAAGTTGagcttgcatttaaaaatattaaataaatgacaACATAAACCTCCAAGCAAGCAGAAGTCTAGGACTGAAAGGCTTTACAGAGAAATTCTACTAAGTGTATAAAAAAGAACTATACCTATCCTGCTCAagctattacaaaatactgaagaGGAGGGAATAATCCCacattcattctacaaggccaccattaccctgatacctgAATCAGACAAAGTACTAGtattaccaaaaacaaaaacagaaaattataagacagtatctttgatgaatacagatgcaaaaattctataaaattcctagaggaaaacataggcaaaacactctctgacataaatcacagcaggatcctctatgacccacctcccagactaatggaaataaaagcaaaaataaacaaatgggacctaattaaacttaaaagcttttgcacaacaaaggaaactataagcaaggtgaaagaacagccttcagaatgggagaaaataatagcaaacaaagcaactgacaaagaattaatctcagaaatatacaagcagctcctgcagctcaattccagaaaaatatatgacccaatcaaaaaatgggccaaagaagacatacagatggctaacaaacacatgaaaagatgctcaacatcactcattatcagagaaatacaagtcagaaccacagtgaggtactatctcatgccggtcagaatggctgctatcaaaaagtctacaaacaataaatgctggaaagggtgtggaaaaaacaaaaccctcttacactgttggtgggaatacaaactagtacagccactatgtagaacagtgtggagatttcttaaaaaactggaaatagaactgccatataacccagcaattccactgctgggcatacacactgtggaaaccagatctgaaagagacacgtgcaccccaatgttcatcacagcaccatctacaataactaggacatggaagcaacctagatgtccatttgCAGATGAATCAATAAGaaagctgttgtacatatacacgatggaatattactcagctattaaatagaatgcatttgaatcagttctaatgaggtggatgaaactggagcccattatacagaattaagtaagtcagaacaaaaaacaccaatacagtatattaatgtatacatatggaatttagaaagatggtaacaatgaccatatatgtgagacagcaaaagagacacagatatgaagaacagacttttggactctgtgggagatggcgagggtgggatgatatgagagaatagcattgaaacatgtctattaccatatgtgaaatagatcaccagtacaggttcaaggcaggagacagggtgttcagggccagtgcactgggatgaccctgagggatgggatggggagggaggtggaaaggggttcagcatggggaacacatgtatacctatagctgtttcatgtcaatgtatggcaaaaaccactacagtattgtaaagtaattagcccccaattaaaataaattaattaatttttttaattctcaaaacattaaaaaaccaaatccaacaatacattaaaaggatcaataCCATGTCAAGTTGGATTCATTCCAGGGTCACACAATGGTTcaatataaacaaattaaatccgtgtgatacaccacatcaacaaaaggccaaaaaccacatgattacctcaaaaatacaaaaacagcaCTTGACAAGAGTtaacattcatgataaaaactcacaTGAAAGTGGGTATAGACAGgtcattgttattgttcagtcgccaagtcgtgtctgactctctgtgaccccattaactgcagcacaccaagcttccctgtctttcactatctccctgagtttgctcaaactcatgtccattgagtcagtgatgccacccagccatctcatcctctgtcacccccttctcctcttgccctcaatttttcccagcattagggtcttttccagtgaatcagcacTTTgcgtcatgtggccaaagtattggagcttcagcatcaattcttccaatgaatattcagtgttgataacctttaggatggactggtttgatatccttgctgtccaagggactctcaagagtcttctccagcactacagttcaaaagtattaattcttcagtgctcagccatctttatggtacaaatctcacatctatacatgaccactggagaaaccatagctttgactttatggacttttgtcagcaagtgatgcctctgctttttagcatgccATCTCagtttgtcaaagcttttatttcaaggagcaagcatcttttaatttcatggctgcagtaaccatctgcagtgattttggaacccaagaaaataaaatttgtccctgtttccactttttccccatctatttgcaatgaagtgataggAGGGGTCATATgacaatataataaaagccatttatgacaaacccacagttaacataataaactttgaaaaactgaaatctttCCTAATAAAtataggaacaagacaaggatgctcactctcaccacttttcttTAACATAGTGTTGGAACtcctagccacagaaatcagataaggaaaacaaataaatgttattCAAATTGGAAACAAAGCGATAAAGCTGTCACTGGATGCAGATGCCATGATACTTTATATAGAGAACCCTAAAGAACTAATCAaggaattcagtaaagtttcatGATATaagattaaaatacaaaattctgttgtgtttctatataataataatgaaatatcaggaagagaaagttttttaaaaatcccatttaaaGTTGCATGAAAAAAAGCAGCCCTAAGAATACATTTAATCAAATAAATAGAAGacttatactctgaaaactgaaaCATTAATGAAGGAAATTCatgatgattcaaagaaattgaATGATATCTAATGGTCTTAAATTGGAAGACATAATATTGTTATAATGATCGTAACATTCAAAgctcagaaaagaaaatacaatgctcaaaacagaaaaaaatatctgcaaGTCATTTATCTGACAAGGCGTTGTTTTAGTATACATCGTAAAACAGAATACCATAAACCTGGTGActtataaagaacaaaaatttattcctcacagttctgcTGCCGCTGCCGTTGccgctgctactaagtcgcttcagtcgtgtccgactctgtgcgaccccatagacggcagctcatcaggctctgcagtccctgggattctccaggcaagaacactggagtgggttgccatttccttctccaatgagtgaaagtgaagttgctaagtcatgtccaactcttcgcgaccccatggacagcagcctaccaggctcctccatccatgggactgtccaggcaagagtactggagtgggttgccattgccttctccagcctcaCAGTTCTGAAAGTTAGGAATTCCAAGACAGGTGGATGCCTGACAGATGCAAGTTGTAGATGTCACAAGTCTTTAGGGAAACTCAAATTAAACCACAATTAGATGCTAGTTCACACCAATTAGAATGACCatggtaaaacacacacacaaacacacacttatGCACACACTGAAAATAAATGCTGGCAAGATTGTGGAGAAATTGAAATACTGTGCATTTcttttgggaatgtaaaatggtccaGCTGCTGTAGAACATAGTAtagaatttcttcaaaaaattaaacatagaattaccatatgatccagaaattttaCTTCTGGATATGTATCCAAAAGAAGTGAAGGCAGAAACTCAAGCAGATATTTGTACACCTTCTATTTTTCCTGTGTGCATTCTAAAGTCTCTCCTAACTGATCAGACAGTTACTCTGGAATCTGGAAGAAATTCAAGTAACTCTCAGGGAATAGAATTAATTAAAGTTTTATGGCAGATTCCCCAATGGCTAAGACCTGAGGGGGTCCCCAAAGCAGTTACATAATGACAGACATTGATTTCATCAGGCATTTCCCCTGACAGATGCACTGTCTTGTACTTATTTCTCGTGTCCTGGAAGATCATAGCCCATTGCAATGTGTCCTCCATTGGTTGGGCTGTGTTTTCCTCCATGAAGATCAAGCCAATCACAAGGATGAATCTAAACACAAAGAATAGATCTAATTCCCTTGGGGTAAGCCAATTTTTCCAAGGTCAGTGATGACTGAGCATAGGAGGCTTATCTATTGCTTGGTATGTTGGGACTAATAATCTGATGTTTGCCCAGCATGATGTAAACTCAATGTCCAGGTCATTTCTTCAAGTTGCATTAACTATACCTCCCTTCAACAGTTAACAAATGTTTCATTTTCACCAGCCCTGAAATCTACAGTTAGGGAATCCTAGACACATAATCTGAGTAGGGCCAGTGGTTTTAGATGGAAGAAGTGAAGAGCTGAATTGAGGCTAGTGGCCTTACCTGTAAGCAGGGCCTGGGCTGAAGAGAAGCATTGGGGGCAACAGAGAAAAGGCCACTGGGTCATGTCCTTTTACTCTTCCTCCATCTCCCTCCTTCACCATCATCCCAGATGCTGCATTCTTGATGTGGTTCTCAGTTAAGGTGAGACAGGGGAGCAGGATTGTCTATGTGTGGTCCTGGGTACACTGGGGCCTGAAGAGGTTGAACAGCCTGAACAGGAGGGACAAAGGAGGGAAGAGCATGGCTATGGTAGTCATCCACAGGTAAGAGAGCACACATGGACTCTGGGAGTACTTGCTCCAAATCAAGGCTCTGTGCTTGTTTATCATTTGATCTTAGGCATGTAAGGTAATGTCTATGCTGGAATCTCCTATATGCAAAATAACATCTAGCACACTGGGAGAGCAATTAGTAAGTGCAAAGTAGTTAAAACTGTGGCCTGCTCATAGTTAAGACTTAAGTAGCATTTACTATCACTGTTTCAGCTCTTATTATCTGTCTTGTGTGTTGGCCTTTGTTCCTGTCcagaaatttatttgaaaatttaaaattaattaattcaatggaaaaaaatctgcctgccaacgtgggagacacaagagatacaggttcaatccctggatcaagaagatcccctagggtAGGAAATTGCAACCgactcgagtactcttgcctggaaaattccatggacagagaagcctggtggcctactgtccatggaatcacaaataatcggacaggactgagcacagacacacattTATTCTTTTCAAGTTTTGGTAGAATACAGTATAATTCTGGCATCATCTTGTTCATGAAGGGAATCAGGCTAGATGAAACCTGAACCATCCAAGTCAAATGAAAATCAGCCTCCAAGGAAGGTTAGACAGCAGACCCTCCTCGTGCATTCCAGTATCCACCAATCATGCCTCATTTAATGCCAATTTATGCTTATGTTCTGAGAAAATAAGAGTAAATTTCCTCATAGATGGCCCTCCACATTTAACCAGCTCAAGAAGAAAGTAACAAATTATTACTTACATAGGACAATTCTGTTGGGATTCCCAGGAGAAATTAATCCTAATGGATTTCCTTGTATACTTCTTTgtctcccccttccctcttcctttcttaTCTACTTTCCACTATGTTAAGTAGTCttgtatgccaggcactatgtTTTAGCAGTGAAGGTTAAGAAAATTAATGAGGAAGTCAAATTTCTCAGAAGCTGGAGACAAGTAGCAGACATATGAACATATAACCAAAATgcctatgattcaaatgtaaaAAGTTTTTATGAGAACCCTGATAGTAAATGTGTTGATGAATAGTGCCAAGACTGCATCAGTCGTTTAAGACTGCCTCTTTAcctaagatggagaaggaaatggcaacccactccagtattcttgcctggagaatcccagggacagaggagcctggtgggctgccgtctatggggtcacacagagtcagacacgactgaagcaacttagcagcagcagcaactctacCTGAGAACTGCAATACCAGTTGGTGTTTAAGATTCAAaggcatgtttttattttaaaaacatcctcTGTAGAGGACTCAAAGGTTTTTTCCCACATCAGCATATAATGTACTTTGAAAGTGGAATTGATCTTAGAGGGAATTACCTCATCAACTCCCACTCGAGAGACAGAAATGTTTCATCCAAACCCTGAAAGCTAGAGAGACATAGCAAGAATGAATGTCTCTGAAGAGAAGCACTGTACAAAGAACTGACTGTTGGCACCCAAGAATAGCTTATGAGGTCAgggaagggaaggacagagatgGGAAAAAATACAAGAGACCATCCCGTCACATCTCTATTTCATCATCCCAGGTTTGTGAAGAAGTCCAAAAGTTAGGTTTTCCATTTCATCTCATATTATCTATGGAAAGCTCCAAATTTGCAATCAGAGTCACGAGAGCATAAATTCACTCATCCAAATGGTTCTGAATACATACAAGAGGCCTTCCATGTGGTCAAAATTTACCCAATTTtatgaactgaattttttttacctAGTCATCTAGATATCTTGAAATTTATAAATCTTGAGTTGCAAACTTATGTATCTTtatcaaacatatttttaaaaagagtgatgTGTCTAGAGTTAAGAAGAAGTGGTGGAGGCTGAACCAAATTAGAAAGTGTAGGGCCCTTTAAAGGTGGTCGAATTACATCTTAAGAAGCACTGGTCAAACAATTCATCAGTATATCAGCGTCATATGCCTTTGAGCCACCTGTGTGCTCAATTCAAAACAGTGCCTTTAATTAGAAAATTTGTTCAGTTTTCCTTTATTAAATATGATTAAGAATATCTAacaaggtggctcagatggtgaagaatctgcctgcaatgcaggaaacccaggtttgatccctgcatcaggaagatcccctggaaaagagaatggcaacccacttcagtatatatatatatatatatatatatatataggcccTAAACTcagcactccagtatttttgcctgaagaattccatggacagaggagcctggctggctacagttcacggggtcacaaagaaaggaacatgactgagcaatttacaCTTTCACTGTGCTTGAAACAATTACCTGTGAAGGCTATTTACCCTTACTTTAAGAAATTTCTGAAACTATGTGAGTGCAGATGGGCTTAAAACACTTCCTATTTTTCCACAGAGAAACATTTTCACATCTCATTTAAGTAAATTGACAAATGCCATTCTCATATGTGCAACGCATGAGCATGTGAGAATGCTGAGGTTACTATGAcctttcaaatttaaataaaattggcTCAAATGTATATGCAAAAGGAAGACCTAGCAAACCCTAGCATCTTCTCAAATGTCTATAGACTCCTGTGATTGAAGGTTTAGGAAGTAGCTGAGTATCTCCAGTTCTGAATTGTGGCTTCTGTCTTTCATTCATTACCTGATTTATGTTGCCAATCCATGCATGCATTTCCTTCTTGTTTCACAACAGCCCTTGCTAGATACTACTCCTGCCCTGTTCTTTCACTTCACAGATGCCTCGAACAAAAAGCTACTTGCATAGCAGACTGCCCTAAGTTTAAGGACAATAAAAGATGTTTAAATACCAAAATCACACCCACATAACAATATTAACATGAATCATAtgctttcttattattttaaaaatatttggctgTCCTAACCCTGGGGATTTCTCACCAGTCAGTATCCTCTAAAGAATCCAGTCAGTTCTTTTTGACACACCTCCTCTGATCTGTTCATGTTGATATCAACCACAAATTCATGCTAATGGTGCAGCCAAAGTTTTTAGATATTCCATCCTTCAGCCGCTCATAACCAAGGGTATTTTCCTGAAAAGAGAGCTTCTTTTCTAATAAGATACCTTTAACCCagctgttaaatattttttatcttttttcttcctttgcacTGAAGGATCTTCAAAGAGAGTGTTTTCAATAAagtcataagaaaaataaaaggcaggcAGGGCTTCAACAGAattgcacttttaaaattttgtttcctctATACCCTCTAGTTCTAGTCTGGAGATTGGAACATGGATGGAAAGAATGAAACCTTGActgatttctttctcctgggaCTTTTCCCAGAGCTGCAGTATATCAGCGTCCTCATCAGCTCCATTCTTCTGGTCTACATCATTGCCTTCACTGGCAATGCCATCTTAATCTTCTTGATTTTGGtggactcccacctccacacccccatgtataTACTGCTCAGCCATCTCTCTCTCATTGACTTGGCCTTAATTTCTACCACAGTTCCAAAAATGGCTATCAACTTTTTCTCTGGGAAGAAAAACATCTCAAAAGTTGCCTGTGGCacccagattttctttttctttgccctCGGGGGCGGTGAGTGTCTCCTTTTAACCCTTATGtcttatgaccgctatgtggccatttgCAACCCCCTGAGATACACAGTCATCATGAAcccaagagtctgcctgcagatGGCTCTAGTATCCTGGGGTGGAGGTGCCCTAAATTCCCTCTTCAATACCATCTACACCATGCATTTCCCCTTCTGTGGATCCAGGGAGATCCACCACTTCTTCTGTGAGATGCCTGCTGTCCTAAAGCTCTCTTGTGAAGACACTTCCCTCTATGAGATGGTGGTGTCTGTCATCTGCATTGTATTTGTTCTTCTTCCATTAGGGCTCATCATGGCTTCCTACATGCTCATCTTCTTCACAGTCCTCCATATGAACTCaccagagggcaggaggaaagccCTGACTGTATGCTCCTCCCATTTGGCTGTCGTGAGCCTCTACTATGGGCCGGCCATGATCATCTACATGACTCCCCACTCCTTTCACACTTCAGAGCAGGATGAAATACTCTCCATGATTAATACCATCTTCACCCCCATGCTCAACCCTCTCATTTACAGTCTGAGGAACAAAGAGGTGCTGGGTGCTCTGAGAAAAGCAATGAACAGaagattcattttgagttagaaAATCTATCTTCATTCTGTAAATAGTCTGCCACATCTACAGAAACTCTGGAACCATAAAATAGATGACAAGCCACATCTCTATGCTTACAGTATCTAAGAGGTGAATATTTATCCCTTAAAGTATTTCCTATACTTTGGCTCATAACTTGGGCAGAACAAATCTGAGAATATGGATACCTGGGCATGACCCTGGCATGGATATTTGCCAGCTGTATGAAAAGCTATATAAGgaaattctcttatttttgccAATTAAGGAATTCAATTCAGCCTTGATGGTAATTTCCAGATCTAAAAGGTTCCTGATTCTATTCTAAGATTCTGTGACACTGTTGGAGGATACATCAGTTTCAATATCTTGTTCATACTCTTTTTACAGTAAATTTTGAAGTTCATACTCCAAAAATGGGCATAAGGATGCTTGTTTAGTAGTAAATATTGAAATTTTGCAATATCAAGTCACTCTAGGCTTTTTAGTGATCTAGTCCAATTTTTAGTGGATGTGTGAATTCCTGCAAAATGGTCTGTGGCCAATTCATTCATGAGAAGATTCTCAAAAGTAAAACAAGGAATGACAGATTTTTTGAGCCCACCCATGCTAAGAACTAGTCTTGAGAATGTGCTTCTCATATTGCCAGATTTCCAGGGAGATTGTAGCCCAGGCTTTGGTTTCTATagaacagaaaactaataaaagAATTTGTCCAAGTTCGAAGAACAATACTTTATGAGAAAGCGGATTTGAAAAGGGACCCAAAGGGCAGGTAGTGGGCTGCTGCCACACTTGGCGTTCACAGCAGTGAGCTATTGGTATTTCTAAGTCAGGGTTATTGCCTACTCAAAGAATAACCTCCAATGGATTCTGAGATAGAGACACTCCATGAGTGCAATTAGTCAAACAAGTACattcaaatgaaatataaattaaaagaattacTAGACTAATTTTATGGAGAACAAAACAGAGGTATTTAATGGACTACATTTCTTGGGTTTCTTCTGATGGTCACACATTGTAGATATGCTAAATTCTGGGTTCTCATAGTTTAATGAAAGATACTAGAGTCTCCACAAGGATAATATATTTAGgttccttcctcttcattttaTCTTCTTGCTTGGTTAGTGTTCTCCACAAATCTAGTGGCTAACAAGTATTACCATATGAAGTTAGAAATGGATTTTATTTCTCAAACTAAATATGATGAGGTAAAACC is a window of Muntiacus reevesi chromosome 1, mMunRee1.1, whole genome shotgun sequence DNA encoding:
- the LOC136157999 gene encoding olfactory receptor 2M2-like, whose product is MDGKNETLTDFFLLGLFPELQYISVLISSILLVYIIAFTGNAILIFLILVDSHLHTPMYILLSHLSLIDLALISTTVPKMAINFFSGKKNISKVACGTQIFFFFALGGGECLLLTLMSYDRYVAICNPLRYTVIMNPRVCLQMALVSWGGGALNSLFNTIYTMHFPFCGSREIHHFFCEMPAVLKLSCEDTSLYEMVVSVICIVFVLLPLGLIMASYMLIFFTVLHMNSPEGRRKALTVCSSHLAVVSLYYGPAMIIYMTPHSFHTSEQDEILSMINTIFTPMLNPLIYSLRNKEVLGALRKAMNRRFILS